A genomic segment from Salvia splendens isolate huo1 chromosome 13, SspV2, whole genome shotgun sequence encodes:
- the LOC121761656 gene encoding receptor-like protein 33 isoform X2, which produces MDRSSQLYLFGTSLLLLQWLIDYSSANSYINLDRSSLTAFKSRISFDPHNILTKNWSSRRNVCSWIGVTCDSRYHRVTRLDISSMGIVGTIPPEIGNLSFLVSLDFSENSFHGPIPPSIFNMSFLEDLNLRNNSLSSSLPFDMCKHNLHRLKRLRISFNKLYGEIPSSLEHCSQLEYVSLRSNNFSGHVPTQIGKLTMLQELYLGANYLSGTIPKEIANLTNLQWLGLHNNNLSGNIPKEIGNLRMLQWLDLNTNKLSGNIPLEIGALTNLRYLDMSFNTFSQHVPREIGNLKELQSLYLSNNKLYGNIPNAIGALTNLQNLDVSVNNFSGHVPKEIGNLKMLQWLNVRTNKLSGNIPNDIGGLTNLQTLSMDFNSFSGQVPRQIWNLTMLLTLYLGNNMLSGNIPTEIGVATNLQYLDMSFNNFSDHVPREIGNLTSLQLLFLNNNKLSGNIPTNIGTLTNIQYLDMSFNNFRDHVPREIGNLTSLQTLYLNNNKLSGNIPKEIGALTNLQTLSMSFNNFNGHVPKEIGNLTMLQWLNLRTNKLSGNIPKEIGALTNLQYLAINLNNISGQMPREIWNLTMLQMLYLGSNNLSGNIPKEIGALTNLQTLSMQFNSFSGHVPREIQNLPKLQELYLDANNLSGPIQSTFVNQSGMVFLGLGLNFFNGEIPPSICNMTSLQILYLSYNNLEGPIPKCVGNLSTSLLILHLNANKLNGLIPSTFPKGCSLQSINLNDNKLEGTLPRTLLNCQGLLGIDIGNNEIRDAFPFWMETLPQLRLLVLRSNKFNGTMLVDSNSNTEQPFPKLQVLDVSQNVFVGPLPDRYIKNFRGMIDAKENQTDDRANLFLSYIDLKLTLKGLDQLLLQLLDTFTTIDLSSNRFSGSIPTSVGNLNSLRYLNLSHNTIVGHIPSSVAGMSLLESLDLSSNKLDGEIPSGLARLTFLAKLNLSMNNLEGQIPQSTQLSTFGNESYVGNVGLCGFPLTKKCEGSDGKPVFPQDEEDGDEYGFIDGFGWRSVVMGYGCGFVVGIGIGYMIIRSGRPKWLVEFFFGVGYNNSKTKKRNRAKATTRRR; this is translated from the exons ATGGATAGATCTTCACAGCTTTATCTCTTTGGAACCTCACTCTTACTTCTTCAATGGCTGATTGATTATAGCTCAGCCAACTCATACATCAACCTTGATCGTTCTTCACTTACTGCTTTCAAATCTCGAATATCTTTCGATCCCCATAATATATTGACCAAAAATTGGAGTAGTAGGAGAAATGTCTGTAGTTGGATCGGAGTTACTTGTGATTCTCGCTATCACAGGGTGACTCGGTTGGATATATCGTCTATGGGTATTGTAGGAACCATTCCACCAGAAATCGGAAATCTTTCTTTTCTAGTTTCTTTAGATTTCAGTGAAAACTCTTTCCATGGTCCTATTCCCCCATCTATTTTCAACATGTCATTTTTAGAAGATTTGAATTTGAGGAATAATAGTTTGTCTAGTAGCCTACCGTTTGATATGTGCAAACACAATCTACATAGGCTCAAGAGACTTCGTATATCTTTCAACAAGTTGTATGGAGAAATACCGTCGAGTTTGGAGCACTGTTCACAGCTTGAGTATGTTTCTTTGCGCAGCAACAACTTTAGTGGACATGTGCCAACACAAATTGGGAAGTTGACAATGCTTCAAGAGTTATACTTAGGCGCCAACTATTTAAGTG GTACTATTCCAAAAGAAATTGCGAACTTGACAAACCTTCAATGGTTGGGACTTCATAACAACAATTTAAGTG GTAATATTCCAAAAGAAATTGGAAACTTGAGAATGCTTCAATGGTTGGATCTTAATACAAACAAGTTAAGTG GTAATATTCCATTAGAGATTGGTGCCCTTACTAATTTACGATATTTAGACATGAGTTTCAACACGTTTAGCCAACACGTGCCACGAGAAATTGGGAACTTGAAAGAGCTTCAATCCTTGTACCTTAGTAACAACAAGTTATATG GTAACATTCCAAATGCGATCGGTGCTCTTACTAATTTACAAAATTTGGATGTGAGTGTGAACAACTTTAGTGGCCATGTGCCAAAAGAAATTGGAAATTTAAAAATGCTTCAATGGTTGAATGTTCGTACCAACAAGTTAAGTG GTAATATTCCAAATGACATTGGTGGTCTTACTAATTTACAAACTTTGAGCATGGATTTCAATAGCTTTAGTGGCCAAGTACCAAGACAAATTTGGAACTTGACAATGCTTCTAACGTTGTATCTTGGTAACAACATGTTAAGTG GTAATATTCCAACTGAGATCGGTGTCGCTACTAATTTACAATATTTGGATATGAGTTTCAACAACTTCAGTGATCATGTGCCACGAGAAATTGGGAACTTGACAAGCCTTCAGTTGTTGTTCCTTAATAACAACAAATTAAGTG GTAATATTCCTACAAATATCGGCACCCTTACTAATATACAATATTTGGATATGAGTTTCAACAACTTCCGTGATCATGTGCCACGAGAAATTGGGAACTTGACAAGCCTTCAGACGTTGTACCTTAATAACAACAAATTGAGTG GTAATATTCCAAAAGAGATTGGTGCCCTTACTAATTTACAAACTTTAAGCATGAGTTTCAACAACTTTAATGGCCATGTCCCAAAAGAAATTGGCAATTTGACAATGCTTCAATGGTTGAACCTTCGTACCAACAAGTTAAGTG GTAATATTCCAAAAGAGATTGGTGCTCTTACTAATTTACAATATTTGGCAATAAATCTCAACAACATTAGTGGCCAAATGCCAAGAGAAATTTGGAACTTGACAATGCTTCAAATGTTGTACCTTGGTAGCAACAATTTAAGTG GTAATATTCCAAAAGAGATTGGTGCTCTTACTAATTTACAAACTTTGAGCATGCAATTCAACAGCTTTAGTGGTCACGTGCCAAGAGAAATCCAAAACTTGCCAAAGCTTCAAGAACTGTACTTGGATGCCAACAATTTAAGTG GTCCGATACAATCCACCTTTGTGAATCAATCAGGAATGGTTTTTTTAGGGCTTGGTCTCAACTTCTTCAATGGTGAGATTCCACCATCCATTTGCAACATGACATCCCTCCAAATCCTCTATTTGTCGTACAATAATTTGGAAGGGCCAATTCCAAAATGTGTGGGAAACTTGAGCACATCTCTTTTAATCCTCCATTTGAATGCAAATAAACTTAATGGCCTCATCCCATCAACATTTCCAAAGGGTTGCAGTCTTCAGTCAATCAATCTGAATGACAACAAATTGGAAGGAACACTACCCCGAACTCTACTCAACTGCCAGGGTTTGTTGGGCATCGACATTGGTAATAATGAAATACGAGATGCATTTCCCTTTTGGATGGAAACACTCCCTCAACTTCGCTTGCTTGTCTTGAGGTCAAATAAGTTCAATGGTACGATGTTGGTGGATTCAAACTCAAACACGGAGCAACCATTTCCAAAGTTGCAAGTCTTGGATGTATCACAGAATGTATTTGTTGGCCCTCTACCTGATAGATATATCAAGAACTTTCGAGGTATGATAGATGCAAAGGAAAACCAGACTGATGATAGAGCAAATTTGTTTCTAAGTTATATAGACTTGAAACTCACATTGAAAGGATTGGATCAGTTATTGCTGCAATTGTTGGATACCTTTACAACTATTGACTTATCCTCTAACAGATTCTCTGGTAGCATTCCGACATCGGTAGGGAATCTTAACTCTCTTAGATACTTGAATTTGTCTCACAATACCATTGTAGGACATATACCTTCATCAGTTGCAGGTATGAGTTTACTCGAGTCGTTGGACTTGTCTTCAAACAAACTAGATGGAGAAATTCCAAGTGGATTGGCAAGGTTGACATTTCTTGCGAAGTTAAATCTTTCGATGAATAATCTCGAGGGACAGATACCACAATCTACTCAACTTTCCACATTTGGTAACGAATCATATGTGGGAAATGTAGGATTGTGCGGATTTCCATTAACAAAAAAATGTGAGGGGAGTGATGGAAAACCAGTATTTCCTCAAGACGAAGAAGATGGTGATGAGTATGGATTTATAGATGGATTTGGCTGGCGAAGTGTGGTGATGGGGTATGGATGTGGATTTGTagttggaattggaattggttACATGATTATAAGAAGTGGAAGGCCAAAATGGTTAGTTGAATTCTTTTTTGGGGTTGGATACAATAATAGTAAGACGAAGAAAAGAAATAGAGCAAAAGCAACTACAAGGAGAAGGTAA
- the LOC121761656 gene encoding receptor-like protein 43 isoform X3 — MDRSSQLYLFGTSLLLLQWLIDYSSANSYINLDRSSLTAFKSRISFDPHNILTKNWSSRRNVCSWIGVTCDSRYHRVTRLDISSMGIVGTIPPEIGNLSFLVSLDFSENSFHGPIPPSIFNMSFLEDLNLRNNSLSSSLPFDMCKHNLHRLKRLRISFNKLYGEIPSSLEHCSQLEYVSLRSNNFSGHVPTQIGKLTMLQELYLGANYLSGTIPKEIANLTNLQWLGLHNNNLSGNIPKEIGNLRMLQWLDLNTNKLSDNIPNEIFALTNLQTLVVSVNNFRGHVPIEIGNLTMLRLLDLSTNKLSGNIPLEIGALTNLRYLDMSFNTFSQHVPREIGNLKELQSLYLSNNKLYGNIPNAIGALTNLQNLDVSVNNFSGHVPKEIGNLKMLQWLNVRTNKLSGNIPKEIGALTNLQTLSMSFNNFNGHVPKEIGNLTMLQWLNLRTNKLSGNIPKEIGALTNLQYLAINLNNISGQMPREIWNLTMLQMLYLGSNNLSGNIPKEIGALTNLQTLSMQFNSFSGHVPREIQNLPKLQELYLDANNLSGPIQSTFVNQSGMVFLGLGLNFFNGEIPPSICNMTSLQILYLSYNNLEGPIPKCVGNLSTSLLILHLNANKLNGLIPSTFPKGCSLQSINLNDNKLEGTLPRTLLNCQGLLGIDIGNNEIRDAFPFWMETLPQLRLLVLRSNKFNGTMLVDSNSNTEQPFPKLQVLDVSQNVFVGPLPDRYIKNFRGMIDAKENQTDDRANLFLSYIDLKLTLKGLDQLLLQLLDTFTTIDLSSNRFSGSIPTSVGNLNSLRYLNLSHNTIVGHIPSSVAGMSLLESLDLSSNKLDGEIPSGLARLTFLAKLNLSMNNLEGQIPQSTQLSTFGNESYVGNVGLCGFPLTKKCEGSDGKPVFPQDEEDGDEYGFIDGFGWRSVVMGYGCGFVVGIGIGYMIIRSGRPKWLVEFFFGVGYNNSKTKKRNRAKATTRRR, encoded by the exons ATGGATAGATCTTCACAGCTTTATCTCTTTGGAACCTCACTCTTACTTCTTCAATGGCTGATTGATTATAGCTCAGCCAACTCATACATCAACCTTGATCGTTCTTCACTTACTGCTTTCAAATCTCGAATATCTTTCGATCCCCATAATATATTGACCAAAAATTGGAGTAGTAGGAGAAATGTCTGTAGTTGGATCGGAGTTACTTGTGATTCTCGCTATCACAGGGTGACTCGGTTGGATATATCGTCTATGGGTATTGTAGGAACCATTCCACCAGAAATCGGAAATCTTTCTTTTCTAGTTTCTTTAGATTTCAGTGAAAACTCTTTCCATGGTCCTATTCCCCCATCTATTTTCAACATGTCATTTTTAGAAGATTTGAATTTGAGGAATAATAGTTTGTCTAGTAGCCTACCGTTTGATATGTGCAAACACAATCTACATAGGCTCAAGAGACTTCGTATATCTTTCAACAAGTTGTATGGAGAAATACCGTCGAGTTTGGAGCACTGTTCACAGCTTGAGTATGTTTCTTTGCGCAGCAACAACTTTAGTGGACATGTGCCAACACAAATTGGGAAGTTGACAATGCTTCAAGAGTTATACTTAGGCGCCAACTATTTAAGTG GTACTATTCCAAAAGAAATTGCGAACTTGACAAACCTTCAATGGTTGGGACTTCATAACAACAATTTAAGTG GTAATATTCCAAAAGAAATTGGAAACTTGAGAATGCTTCAATGGTTGGATCTTAATACAAACAAGTTAAGTG ATAATATTCCAAACGAGATATTTGCTCTTACAAATCTACAAACTTTGGTCGTAAGTGTCAACAACTTTAGGGGCCACGTTCCTATAGAAATCGGAAACTTGACAATGCTTCGATTGTTAGACCTTAGTACAAACAAATTAAGTG GTAATATTCCATTAGAGATTGGTGCCCTTACTAATTTACGATATTTAGACATGAGTTTCAACACGTTTAGCCAACACGTGCCACGAGAAATTGGGAACTTGAAAGAGCTTCAATCCTTGTACCTTAGTAACAACAAGTTATATG GTAACATTCCAAATGCGATCGGTGCTCTTACTAATTTACAAAATTTGGATGTGAGTGTGAACAACTTTAGTGGCCATGTGCCAAAAGAAATTGGAAATTTAAAAATGCTTCAATGGTTGAATGTTCGTACCAACAAGTTAAGTG GTAATATTCCAAAAGAGATTGGTGCCCTTACTAATTTACAAACTTTAAGCATGAGTTTCAACAACTTTAATGGCCATGTCCCAAAAGAAATTGGCAATTTGACAATGCTTCAATGGTTGAACCTTCGTACCAACAAGTTAAGTG GTAATATTCCAAAAGAGATTGGTGCTCTTACTAATTTACAATATTTGGCAATAAATCTCAACAACATTAGTGGCCAAATGCCAAGAGAAATTTGGAACTTGACAATGCTTCAAATGTTGTACCTTGGTAGCAACAATTTAAGTG GTAATATTCCAAAAGAGATTGGTGCTCTTACTAATTTACAAACTTTGAGCATGCAATTCAACAGCTTTAGTGGTCACGTGCCAAGAGAAATCCAAAACTTGCCAAAGCTTCAAGAACTGTACTTGGATGCCAACAATTTAAGTG GTCCGATACAATCCACCTTTGTGAATCAATCAGGAATGGTTTTTTTAGGGCTTGGTCTCAACTTCTTCAATGGTGAGATTCCACCATCCATTTGCAACATGACATCCCTCCAAATCCTCTATTTGTCGTACAATAATTTGGAAGGGCCAATTCCAAAATGTGTGGGAAACTTGAGCACATCTCTTTTAATCCTCCATTTGAATGCAAATAAACTTAATGGCCTCATCCCATCAACATTTCCAAAGGGTTGCAGTCTTCAGTCAATCAATCTGAATGACAACAAATTGGAAGGAACACTACCCCGAACTCTACTCAACTGCCAGGGTTTGTTGGGCATCGACATTGGTAATAATGAAATACGAGATGCATTTCCCTTTTGGATGGAAACACTCCCTCAACTTCGCTTGCTTGTCTTGAGGTCAAATAAGTTCAATGGTACGATGTTGGTGGATTCAAACTCAAACACGGAGCAACCATTTCCAAAGTTGCAAGTCTTGGATGTATCACAGAATGTATTTGTTGGCCCTCTACCTGATAGATATATCAAGAACTTTCGAGGTATGATAGATGCAAAGGAAAACCAGACTGATGATAGAGCAAATTTGTTTCTAAGTTATATAGACTTGAAACTCACATTGAAAGGATTGGATCAGTTATTGCTGCAATTGTTGGATACCTTTACAACTATTGACTTATCCTCTAACAGATTCTCTGGTAGCATTCCGACATCGGTAGGGAATCTTAACTCTCTTAGATACTTGAATTTGTCTCACAATACCATTGTAGGACATATACCTTCATCAGTTGCAGGTATGAGTTTACTCGAGTCGTTGGACTTGTCTTCAAACAAACTAGATGGAGAAATTCCAAGTGGATTGGCAAGGTTGACATTTCTTGCGAAGTTAAATCTTTCGATGAATAATCTCGAGGGACAGATACCACAATCTACTCAACTTTCCACATTTGGTAACGAATCATATGTGGGAAATGTAGGATTGTGCGGATTTCCATTAACAAAAAAATGTGAGGGGAGTGATGGAAAACCAGTATTTCCTCAAGACGAAGAAGATGGTGATGAGTATGGATTTATAGATGGATTTGGCTGGCGAAGTGTGGTGATGGGGTATGGATGTGGATTTGTagttggaattggaattggttACATGATTATAAGAAGTGGAAGGCCAAAATGGTTAGTTGAATTCTTTTTTGGGGTTGGATACAATAATAGTAAGACGAAGAAAAGAAATAGAGCAAAAGCAACTACAAGGAGAAGGTAA
- the LOC121761656 gene encoding receptor-like protein 47 isoform X4, translated as MDRSSQLYLFGTSLLLLQWLIDYSSANSYINLDRSSLTAFKSRISFDPHNILTKNWSSRRNVCSWIGVTCDSRYHRVTRLDISSMGIVGTIPPEIGNLSFLVSLDFSENSFHGPIPPSIFNMSFLEDLNLRNNSLSSSLPFDMCKHNLHRLKRLRISFNKLYGEIPSSLEHCSQLEYVSLRSNNFSGHVPTQIGKLTMLQELYLGANYLSGTIPKEIANLTNLQWLGLHNNNLSGNIPKEIGNLRMLQWLDLNTNKLSDNIPNEIFALTNLQTLVVSVNNFRGHVPIEIGNLTMLRLLDLSTNKLSGNIPLEIGALTNLRYLDMSFNTFSQHVPREIGNLKELQSLYLSNNKLYGNIPNAIGALTNLQNLDVSVNNFSGHVPKEIGNLKMLQWLNVRTNKLSGNIPKEIGALTNLQYLAINLNNISGQMPREIWNLTMLQMLYLGSNNLSGNIPKEIGALTNLQTLSMQFNSFSGHVPREIQNLPKLQELYLDANNLSGPIQSTFVNQSGMVFLGLGLNFFNGEIPPSICNMTSLQILYLSYNNLEGPIPKCVGNLSTSLLILHLNANKLNGLIPSTFPKGCSLQSINLNDNKLEGTLPRTLLNCQGLLGIDIGNNEIRDAFPFWMETLPQLRLLVLRSNKFNGTMLVDSNSNTEQPFPKLQVLDVSQNVFVGPLPDRYIKNFRGMIDAKENQTDDRANLFLSYIDLKLTLKGLDQLLLQLLDTFTTIDLSSNRFSGSIPTSVGNLNSLRYLNLSHNTIVGHIPSSVAGMSLLESLDLSSNKLDGEIPSGLARLTFLAKLNLSMNNLEGQIPQSTQLSTFGNESYVGNVGLCGFPLTKKCEGSDGKPVFPQDEEDGDEYGFIDGFGWRSVVMGYGCGFVVGIGIGYMIIRSGRPKWLVEFFFGVGYNNSKTKKRNRAKATTRRR; from the exons ATGGATAGATCTTCACAGCTTTATCTCTTTGGAACCTCACTCTTACTTCTTCAATGGCTGATTGATTATAGCTCAGCCAACTCATACATCAACCTTGATCGTTCTTCACTTACTGCTTTCAAATCTCGAATATCTTTCGATCCCCATAATATATTGACCAAAAATTGGAGTAGTAGGAGAAATGTCTGTAGTTGGATCGGAGTTACTTGTGATTCTCGCTATCACAGGGTGACTCGGTTGGATATATCGTCTATGGGTATTGTAGGAACCATTCCACCAGAAATCGGAAATCTTTCTTTTCTAGTTTCTTTAGATTTCAGTGAAAACTCTTTCCATGGTCCTATTCCCCCATCTATTTTCAACATGTCATTTTTAGAAGATTTGAATTTGAGGAATAATAGTTTGTCTAGTAGCCTACCGTTTGATATGTGCAAACACAATCTACATAGGCTCAAGAGACTTCGTATATCTTTCAACAAGTTGTATGGAGAAATACCGTCGAGTTTGGAGCACTGTTCACAGCTTGAGTATGTTTCTTTGCGCAGCAACAACTTTAGTGGACATGTGCCAACACAAATTGGGAAGTTGACAATGCTTCAAGAGTTATACTTAGGCGCCAACTATTTAAGTG GTACTATTCCAAAAGAAATTGCGAACTTGACAAACCTTCAATGGTTGGGACTTCATAACAACAATTTAAGTG GTAATATTCCAAAAGAAATTGGAAACTTGAGAATGCTTCAATGGTTGGATCTTAATACAAACAAGTTAAGTG ATAATATTCCAAACGAGATATTTGCTCTTACAAATCTACAAACTTTGGTCGTAAGTGTCAACAACTTTAGGGGCCACGTTCCTATAGAAATCGGAAACTTGACAATGCTTCGATTGTTAGACCTTAGTACAAACAAATTAAGTG GTAATATTCCATTAGAGATTGGTGCCCTTACTAATTTACGATATTTAGACATGAGTTTCAACACGTTTAGCCAACACGTGCCACGAGAAATTGGGAACTTGAAAGAGCTTCAATCCTTGTACCTTAGTAACAACAAGTTATATG GTAACATTCCAAATGCGATCGGTGCTCTTACTAATTTACAAAATTTGGATGTGAGTGTGAACAACTTTAGTGGCCATGTGCCAAAAGAAATTGGAAATTTAAAAATGCTTCAATGGTTGAATGTTCGTACCAACAAGTTAAGTG GTAATATTCCAAAAGAGATTGGTGCTCTTACTAATTTACAATATTTGGCAATAAATCTCAACAACATTAGTGGCCAAATGCCAAGAGAAATTTGGAACTTGACAATGCTTCAAATGTTGTACCTTGGTAGCAACAATTTAAGTG GTAATATTCCAAAAGAGATTGGTGCTCTTACTAATTTACAAACTTTGAGCATGCAATTCAACAGCTTTAGTGGTCACGTGCCAAGAGAAATCCAAAACTTGCCAAAGCTTCAAGAACTGTACTTGGATGCCAACAATTTAAGTG GTCCGATACAATCCACCTTTGTGAATCAATCAGGAATGGTTTTTTTAGGGCTTGGTCTCAACTTCTTCAATGGTGAGATTCCACCATCCATTTGCAACATGACATCCCTCCAAATCCTCTATTTGTCGTACAATAATTTGGAAGGGCCAATTCCAAAATGTGTGGGAAACTTGAGCACATCTCTTTTAATCCTCCATTTGAATGCAAATAAACTTAATGGCCTCATCCCATCAACATTTCCAAAGGGTTGCAGTCTTCAGTCAATCAATCTGAATGACAACAAATTGGAAGGAACACTACCCCGAACTCTACTCAACTGCCAGGGTTTGTTGGGCATCGACATTGGTAATAATGAAATACGAGATGCATTTCCCTTTTGGATGGAAACACTCCCTCAACTTCGCTTGCTTGTCTTGAGGTCAAATAAGTTCAATGGTACGATGTTGGTGGATTCAAACTCAAACACGGAGCAACCATTTCCAAAGTTGCAAGTCTTGGATGTATCACAGAATGTATTTGTTGGCCCTCTACCTGATAGATATATCAAGAACTTTCGAGGTATGATAGATGCAAAGGAAAACCAGACTGATGATAGAGCAAATTTGTTTCTAAGTTATATAGACTTGAAACTCACATTGAAAGGATTGGATCAGTTATTGCTGCAATTGTTGGATACCTTTACAACTATTGACTTATCCTCTAACAGATTCTCTGGTAGCATTCCGACATCGGTAGGGAATCTTAACTCTCTTAGATACTTGAATTTGTCTCACAATACCATTGTAGGACATATACCTTCATCAGTTGCAGGTATGAGTTTACTCGAGTCGTTGGACTTGTCTTCAAACAAACTAGATGGAGAAATTCCAAGTGGATTGGCAAGGTTGACATTTCTTGCGAAGTTAAATCTTTCGATGAATAATCTCGAGGGACAGATACCACAATCTACTCAACTTTCCACATTTGGTAACGAATCATATGTGGGAAATGTAGGATTGTGCGGATTTCCATTAACAAAAAAATGTGAGGGGAGTGATGGAAAACCAGTATTTCCTCAAGACGAAGAAGATGGTGATGAGTATGGATTTATAGATGGATTTGGCTGGCGAAGTGTGGTGATGGGGTATGGATGTGGATTTGTagttggaattggaattggttACATGATTATAAGAAGTGGAAGGCCAAAATGGTTAGTTGAATTCTTTTTTGGGGTTGGATACAATAATAGTAAGACGAAGAAAAGAAATAGAGCAAAAGCAACTACAAGGAGAAGGTAA